One Paenibacillus thermoaerophilus genomic window carries:
- the cotE gene encoding outer spore coat protein CotE yields the protein MAHTEKQTQTREIYVKAVCGKGRKFAQVTHTVTPPHAPSSILGCWVINHQYEAVKSGNGVEVVGTYDINIWYSYDKNTKTDVAKETVPYSEPVPLTFLDPNVRAGTEEVHAYATQEPNCVEANVAKHDGSVVIRVEREFRVELVAETKIYALVSPVGPDDFDDKDVDFVHTTSDDDFEDLDPDFLDDDLS from the coding sequence ATGGCGCACACCGAGAAACAGACGCAAACCCGAGAGATTTACGTCAAAGCGGTCTGCGGAAAAGGTCGTAAGTTTGCGCAGGTGACACATACCGTTACTCCGCCTCACGCTCCTTCCAGCATCCTGGGTTGTTGGGTGATCAACCATCAATACGAAGCCGTGAAGTCTGGCAACGGAGTGGAAGTTGTGGGTACTTACGATATCAACATCTGGTATTCCTACGACAAAAACACGAAAACCGACGTTGCCAAAGAAACGGTTCCGTATTCCGAGCCGGTCCCGCTGACGTTTCTCGATCCCAATGTGCGGGCCGGTACGGAAGAGGTTCACGCTTACGCGACCCAGGAGCCCAACTGCGTGGAAGCAAACGTGGCGAAGCACGACGGCAGCGTCGTGATCCGCGTGGAACGGGAATTCCGCGTAGAGCTGGTCGCCGAGACGAAAATTTACGCCTTGGTGAGCCCGGTCGGTCCCGACGATTTCGACGACAAGGACGTCGATTTCGTGCATACGACGAGCGACGACGATTTCGAAGACCTCGATCCCGATTTCCTGGATGACGACTTATCTTGA
- a CDS encoding putative amidoligase domain-containing protein — translation MATYVWLRDRRASALAKGSLGVPVIAEPQAGAFRFPGAGADAGTTADAIVVPWSTSAGYSRRTCDPIGIGSDVWVLRDGPIPEDWAECLSMHGIPAADEAREPPDVREWAYGWIVPVFHLASLGVWQTTSLPEDRSCPEPLLGGMSRLKPSLGQGLAAKAERMAIRAVYALGLDIGTMLVGMREGVMRVLKAWPGVPGTTEIGLEFAQAVQQFDRAWREERARGEPAALGADPEFVVRAGDGRVVPGERFAGKRGEFGCDAVSLPGGRIIYPLLELRPEPSTEPLRVVAHLRRTMLLARERIGDESLEWLAGGMPVKGLPLGGHVHFGGMWLQSRFLRTLDRFLAVPLLLVEDERSRMRRPRFGALGDFRRQPHGFEYRTLSSWLPSPRVTKAVFALARLLADGYLALPPDPDGRDGDRSWHEAFYRGDKERLRPFSLQGWERLRALPGYAPLAEWIEPLREMVAAGQSWDDQRDFRRAWRIPPFHMV, via the coding sequence GTGGCGACGTATGTCTGGCTTCGCGATCGGCGGGCGTCCGCGCTCGCCAAGGGCTCGCTCGGGGTGCCGGTCATCGCGGAACCCCAAGCGGGCGCGTTCCGCTTCCCCGGCGCCGGTGCGGATGCGGGGACAACCGCCGATGCCATCGTCGTTCCCTGGAGCACGTCGGCGGGGTATTCGCGACGAACCTGTGACCCGATCGGGATCGGATCGGATGTTTGGGTGCTGCGGGACGGACCGATACCGGAGGATTGGGCCGAATGTTTATCCATGCACGGCATTCCCGCCGCCGATGAAGCGAGGGAGCCTCCCGACGTACGGGAATGGGCGTACGGGTGGATCGTTCCGGTGTTTCATCTGGCCTCGCTGGGCGTCTGGCAGACGACATCGCTGCCCGAAGACCGTTCGTGTCCGGAGCCGCTGCTGGGCGGCATGTCGCGCTTGAAGCCTTCGCTCGGACAAGGGCTCGCCGCCAAGGCGGAACGGATGGCGATCCGTGCGGTGTACGCGCTCGGGCTTGACATCGGCACGATGCTTGTCGGTATGCGGGAAGGCGTCATGCGCGTGTTGAAGGCATGGCCCGGCGTTCCCGGAACGACGGAGATCGGGCTCGAATTCGCGCAGGCGGTGCAACAGTTCGACCGGGCTTGGCGCGAGGAGCGCGCGCGGGGAGAACCGGCGGCGCTGGGGGCCGACCCTGAATTTGTCGTGCGCGCCGGGGACGGAAGGGTCGTCCCGGGCGAGCGGTTTGCGGGCAAGCGCGGCGAGTTCGGCTGCGACGCGGTGTCGCTGCCAGGGGGACGCATCATTTATCCGCTGCTGGAGCTGCGGCCGGAACCTTCGACCGAGCCGCTGCGGGTTGTGGCCCATCTGCGCCGGACGATGCTGCTGGCGCGCGAACGCATCGGGGACGAGTCTTTGGAATGGCTGGCGGGAGGCATGCCGGTGAAGGGGCTGCCGCTCGGCGGCCATGTGCATTTCGGCGGCATGTGGCTGCAATCCCGGTTTTTGCGGACGCTGGACCGGTTCCTGGCTGTGCCGCTGCTGCTGGTCGAGGACGAACGCAGCCGGATGCGCCGCCCGCGCTTCGGAGCGCTGGGGGATTTCCGCAGACAGCCGCACGGGTTCGAGTATCGGACGCTGTCGAGCTGGCTGCCGTCTCCGAGGGTGACGAAGGCGGTGTTTGCGCTCGCCCGCTTGCTGGCGGACGGCTATTTGGCCTTGCCGCCCGATCCGGACGGCCGCGACGGCGATCGATCCTGGCACGAAGCGTTTTACCGGGGAGACAAGGAGCGGCTTAGGCCGTTTTCGCTGCAAGGGTGGGAACGGTTGCGGGCGCTTCCCGGATATGCGCCGCTGGCGGAATGGATCGAGCCGCTGAGGGAGATGGTCGCCGCCGGTCAATCTTGGGATGATCAGCGCGATTTTCGCCGGGCCTGGCGCATTCCTCCGTTTCACATGGTATAA
- a CDS encoding ABC transporter permease yields the protein MERRWIAVCRLSIVLVFFGWWEWAGRLGWVDPLLFSYPSRIVGLLRDMAADGSLWPHLGWTVAETVIGFALGTLLGTALAAWLWWSRFLARMLDPFLVVLNSLPKVALGPLFIVGLGPGLSAIVANALAITVIITTIHIYNSFREVDPNYIKLVRLFGGSKRTVFVQVVLPATVPSIVSSLKVNVGLAWVGVIVGEFLVSKQGLGYLIIYGFQVFNFTLVFASLFVIAVVATVMYQAVAWLEKRYTPKDKPN from the coding sequence ATCGAACGAAGATGGATTGCCGTATGCCGATTGTCGATCGTGCTTGTATTTTTCGGCTGGTGGGAGTGGGCGGGACGCTTGGGCTGGGTCGATCCGCTGCTGTTCAGCTACCCGAGCCGCATCGTCGGGCTGCTCAGGGACATGGCGGCCGACGGCTCGCTGTGGCCCCATCTCGGCTGGACGGTGGCGGAGACGGTCATCGGGTTTGCGCTTGGCACGCTGCTCGGCACGGCGCTGGCCGCCTGGCTCTGGTGGTCGAGATTTTTGGCGCGTATGCTTGACCCGTTCCTCGTCGTGCTGAACAGTCTGCCGAAAGTCGCGTTAGGCCCGCTGTTTATCGTCGGGCTCGGTCCGGGACTGTCGGCCATTGTGGCGAACGCCCTCGCCATCACCGTCATTATTACGACGATTCATATCTATAACAGCTTTCGCGAGGTCGATCCGAACTATATCAAGCTCGTCCGGCTGTTTGGCGGGAGCAAGCGCACGGTGTTCGTCCAAGTCGTGCTTCCGGCGACGGTCCCTTCGATCGTGTCCTCGCTCAAGGTAAACGTCGGCCTGGCTTGGGTCGGGGTCATCGTCGGCGAGTTTCTCGTCTCGAAACAAGGGCTTGGCTACCTGATCATCTACGGATTCCAGGTCTTCAACTTCACGCTCGTTTTCGCGAGCCTGTTCGTAATTGCGGTCGTGGCGACCGTTATGTATCAAGCCGTAGCCTGGCTGGAGAAGAGGTACACGCCGAAAGACAAACCCAATTGA
- a CDS encoding ABC transporter ATP-binding protein, which yields MEAAVELEKVSQVFVNGSEARLAVEQISLQVRPGEFVSLVGPSGCGKTTILSIAAGLLRPTQGTARVFGEAVDRPSERVGYMLQQDYLFPWRTIIENATLGLELRGRLNAETKQYALHLLEEMGLADVARSYPSQLSGGMRQRVALVRTLATEPDILLLDEPFSALDYRTKLQLEDLVWDTLKHRGKTALLVTHDISEAIAMSDRVLVLNRNPGRLRRELAIPQRLRADSPFYAREQPGFQELFQDIWQEFESMER from the coding sequence ATGGAAGCGGCGGTGGAGCTGGAGAAAGTCTCTCAGGTGTTCGTGAACGGGTCGGAGGCGCGGCTGGCGGTCGAGCAGATCAGCCTGCAGGTGCGGCCGGGCGAATTCGTCAGCCTGGTCGGCCCGAGCGGCTGCGGCAAGACGACGATTTTGTCGATCGCGGCCGGTCTGCTCCGGCCGACCCAAGGGACGGCGAGGGTGTTCGGCGAAGCCGTCGACCGGCCGTCCGAACGGGTCGGATATATGCTTCAGCAGGATTATTTGTTTCCATGGCGGACGATTATCGAGAACGCGACGCTCGGGTTGGAGCTTCGGGGGAGATTAAACGCCGAGACGAAGCAATACGCGCTGCATCTATTGGAGGAGATGGGGCTCGCGGACGTGGCGCGGAGCTATCCGTCGCAGTTGTCCGGGGGGATGAGGCAGCGGGTGGCGCTGGTGCGCACGCTGGCGACGGAGCCGGATATCTTGCTGCTCGACGAGCCGTTCTCCGCGCTCGATTACCGGACGAAGCTGCAGCTTGAGGATCTCGTCTGGGATACGCTCAAGCATCGCGGCAAGACGGCGCTGCTCGTGACGCACGACATCTCCGAGGCGATCGCGATGAGCGACCGGGTGCTGGTGTTGAACCGCAATCCGGGCCGGCTTCGCCGGGAGCTGGCGATTCCGCAGCGGCTTCGCGCGGATTCGCCGTTCTATGCGCGGGAACAGCCCGGCTTCCAGGAATTGTTCCAGGATATCTGGCAGGAATTCGAATCGATGGAGAGGTGA
- a CDS encoding ABC transporter substrate-binding protein, translating into MMLRRWRIAALAAAASLLALTLAACGKDDAPTKVRIGEVTRSIFYAPQYVALAKGFFAEQGLEAELTTIPGGDKTMTALLSGQIDVALVGSETSIYVHQQGSADPVLNFAQLTQTDGTFLVARKPIPDFKWEQLKGTVFLGQRKGGMPQMAGEFTLKKKGIDPQKDLTLIQNVEFANIPAAFASGTGEFVQLFEPQATVIEREGKGYVIASFGVESGKLPYTVFMAKQSFMNKNGGTIQKFTNAVRKAQKWVQTASTAEIAEAILPYFENVDKEVVTRVVERYKSQGSYATDPIVDETEWNHLLDVMESAGELKQRAEYGALVNTKFAETAVKEVK; encoded by the coding sequence ATGATGCTCAGACGATGGAGGATCGCCGCGCTGGCGGCCGCGGCTTCTTTGCTTGCGTTGACGCTGGCCGCTTGCGGCAAGGACGACGCCCCGACCAAGGTGAGGATCGGGGAAGTGACGCGGTCGATTTTTTACGCGCCGCAATATGTGGCGCTGGCGAAAGGCTTTTTCGCCGAGCAGGGACTGGAAGCGGAGCTGACGACGATCCCCGGGGGAGACAAGACGATGACCGCGCTGCTCTCCGGCCAGATCGACGTCGCGCTGGTCGGATCGGAGACGTCGATCTACGTGCACCAGCAAGGGTCCGCCGATCCCGTGCTGAATTTTGCCCAACTGACGCAGACGGACGGAACGTTCCTTGTGGCGCGCAAGCCGATCCCGGATTTCAAATGGGAGCAACTGAAAGGGACGGTGTTCCTCGGGCAGCGCAAGGGCGGCATGCCGCAGATGGCCGGAGAGTTTACGCTGAAGAAAAAAGGGATCGATCCGCAAAAGGATCTGACGCTGATCCAGAACGTCGAGTTCGCCAACATCCCGGCGGCGTTCGCCTCCGGCACCGGCGAATTCGTGCAGTTGTTCGAGCCGCAGGCGACGGTGATCGAACGCGAGGGCAAAGGGTATGTCATCGCATCGTTCGGGGTCGAAAGCGGGAAGCTTCCTTATACGGTGTTCATGGCGAAGCAGAGCTTCATGAACAAAAACGGCGGGACGATCCAGAAGTTCACGAACGCGGTCCGCAAAGCCCAAAAATGGGTGCAGACGGCCTCGACGGCGGAAATCGCCGAAGCGATCCTGCCTTACTTCGAGAACGTCGACAAAGAGGTGGTTACCCGCGTCGTCGAACGGTATAAGTCGCAAGGCTCTTACGCAACCGACCCGATCGTGGACGAAACGGAGTGGAATCATCTGCTCGACGTGATGGAGTCCGCCGGCGAATTGAAGCAGCGGGCCGAATACGGCGCGCTGGTCAATACGAAATTCGCGGAAACCGCGGTCAAGGAAGTCAAGTGA
- the mutS gene encoding DNA mismatch repair protein MutS, with amino-acid sequence MAKYTPMMEQYLQVKAQVPDAFLFFRLGDFYEMFFEDAIRASQELEITLTGRDAGGDERVPMCGVPYHSAEGYVQRLIEKGYKVAICEQVEDPSAAKGVVRREIVRIVTPGTVMEGKAVADRRNNFIAALTEREGEIGLAVCDITTGELYAARTQDWERLPDELNVFEPSELLGEAGLLERVKAACGPLLAGAVVTERRNGNREAVAEQFSEAELEGLPESAIDAVALLLDYLRETQKRTLGHLTRIRRYDPRQSLMMDPFTRRNLELTETVRDRSKKGSLLWLLDRTATAMGARMLRRWLDKPLRDVQAIEERLEAVEKLVGGLILRDELSAALRGMYDLERLVGRIAYGSANGRDLVALRATLEQVPALKALCLESGSETLARLGEALDECAEAREWIAAAIVDEPPVSVREGGLIRVGYHEHLDRLRAASTDGKRWIAELEQREREATGIRSLKIGFNKVFGYYIEVTRANLSAVPEGRYERKQTLANGERYVTPELKEREALILEAEDKMVGLEYELFVELRDRLAGMIPRFQALAEAVAQVDALLSMAQVSAANRYVRPKVTDGFELRIEDGRHPVVEAVLEGGSFIANDTDMNASDSSVLLITGPNMAGKSTYMRQVAMICVMAQIGCFVPARRAEIPIIDRIFTRIGAADDLVGGQSTFMVEMKDIQAMTTKATKHSLVIIDELGRGTSTSEGMAIAQAVIEFLHDRIGCKTLVSTHYHELAHLEGQLPRLRNHSMAVRESGDQVTFLRKFVRGAASSSYGIYCARIAGLPSAIIERANELLAIRETGAARAEAAAASGLIADGRSPDGREQEASSGGAAAAEKEAEPASPVAPPDVSASPEEASPARKDVVQLSLFDEPLPSPAKPRSARDQQVLDKLKAADLINMTPLQAMNLLYELKQRLG; translated from the coding sequence ATGGCCAAATACACCCCGATGATGGAGCAATATTTGCAGGTGAAAGCGCAAGTGCCGGACGCTTTTTTGTTTTTCCGGCTCGGCGACTTCTATGAAATGTTTTTCGAAGACGCGATCCGCGCGTCCCAGGAGCTGGAGATTACGCTGACGGGCCGGGATGCGGGCGGCGACGAACGGGTGCCGATGTGCGGCGTGCCGTACCATTCCGCCGAGGGTTACGTGCAGAGGCTGATCGAGAAAGGCTACAAAGTCGCCATCTGCGAGCAGGTCGAGGACCCTTCCGCGGCCAAAGGCGTCGTTCGGCGGGAGATCGTGCGCATCGTGACGCCGGGCACGGTGATGGAGGGCAAGGCGGTCGCCGATCGGCGCAACAACTTTATCGCCGCGCTGACCGAGCGGGAAGGCGAGATCGGGCTGGCCGTCTGCGATATTACGACCGGCGAGCTGTACGCCGCCCGGACGCAGGATTGGGAGCGGCTGCCGGACGAGCTGAATGTGTTCGAGCCGTCGGAGCTGCTTGGCGAAGCCGGCTTGCTGGAACGGGTGAAGGCCGCGTGCGGGCCGCTGCTGGCCGGGGCGGTCGTGACGGAACGGCGGAACGGCAACCGGGAAGCGGTGGCCGAGCAGTTCAGCGAGGCGGAGCTGGAAGGGCTGCCGGAATCGGCGATCGACGCGGTGGCGCTGCTGCTCGATTATTTGCGCGAGACGCAGAAGCGGACGCTCGGCCATCTGACGCGCATCCGCCGCTACGATCCGCGCCAGAGCCTGATGATGGACCCGTTCACCCGCCGCAATCTGGAGCTGACGGAGACGGTGCGGGACCGGTCCAAGAAAGGGTCGCTGCTGTGGCTGCTCGACCGCACCGCCACGGCGATGGGAGCGCGCATGCTGCGGCGCTGGCTGGACAAGCCGCTGCGGGATGTGCAGGCGATCGAGGAGAGGCTGGAAGCCGTGGAGAAGCTGGTCGGCGGCTTGATCCTGCGGGACGAGCTGTCGGCGGCGCTGCGCGGCATGTACGACCTGGAGCGGCTCGTCGGCCGCATCGCCTACGGCAGTGCGAACGGCCGCGATCTGGTGGCGCTGCGGGCGACGCTGGAGCAGGTTCCCGCGCTGAAGGCGCTCTGCCTGGAGTCCGGCTCCGAGACGCTCGCCCGGCTGGGGGAAGCGCTGGACGAGTGCGCGGAAGCGCGCGAATGGATCGCCGCCGCGATCGTGGACGAGCCTCCGGTGTCCGTCCGCGAGGGCGGGCTGATCCGCGTCGGCTACCACGAGCATCTCGACCGACTGCGCGCCGCCAGCACCGACGGCAAACGCTGGATTGCCGAGCTGGAGCAACGGGAGCGCGAGGCGACCGGCATTCGTTCTCTGAAAATCGGATTCAATAAAGTGTTCGGCTACTATATCGAAGTGACCCGCGCGAATCTGTCGGCCGTTCCGGAAGGGCGGTACGAGCGCAAGCAGACGCTCGCGAACGGCGAGCGGTACGTGACGCCGGAGCTGAAGGAACGGGAGGCGCTTATTCTCGAAGCCGAAGACAAGATGGTGGGTCTGGAATACGAGCTGTTCGTGGAGCTTCGGGACCGGCTGGCGGGGATGATCCCGCGGTTCCAGGCGCTGGCCGAGGCGGTGGCCCAGGTGGATGCGCTGCTGTCGATGGCGCAGGTCAGCGCGGCCAACCGCTATGTTCGGCCCAAAGTGACCGACGGGTTCGAGCTGCGGATCGAGGACGGCCGTCATCCGGTTGTCGAGGCGGTGCTGGAGGGAGGCTCGTTTATCGCGAACGATACGGATATGAACGCGTCCGATTCGTCCGTCCTGCTGATCACGGGGCCGAACATGGCGGGGAAAAGCACCTACATGCGGCAGGTCGCCATGATCTGCGTCATGGCCCAGATCGGCTGCTTCGTCCCGGCGCGCCGCGCGGAAATTCCGATCATCGACCGCATCTTCACGCGCATCGGCGCCGCTGACGACCTGGTCGGCGGACAGAGCACGTTTATGGTCGAGATGAAGGATATTCAGGCGATGACGACCAAGGCGACGAAACACAGCCTCGTCATCATCGACGAGCTCGGCCGCGGCACGTCCACGTCGGAAGGAATGGCGATCGCCCAGGCGGTCATCGAATTTCTGCACGACCGCATCGGCTGCAAGACGCTTGTCTCCACCCACTATCACGAGCTGGCGCATCTGGAGGGGCAGCTTCCGCGCTTGCGCAACCATTCGATGGCGGTGCGGGAAAGCGGTGACCAGGTCACGTTCCTGCGCAAGTTCGTGCGCGGCGCGGCAAGCTCCAGCTACGGCATCTACTGCGCGCGCATCGCGGGGCTTCCGTCCGCGATCATCGAGCGGGCGAACGAATTGCTCGCGATCCGCGAGACGGGCGCGGCTCGCGCGGAGGCCGCTGCCGCTTCCGGTTTGATCGCGGACGGCCGTTCTCCGGACGGCCGCGAACAGGAGGCTTCGTCCGGAGGGGCGGCAGCCGCGGAGAAAGAGGCCGAACCGGCCTCTCCGGTTGCTCCTCCCGATGTGTCTGCATCGCCTGAGGAAGCTTCTCCCGCCCGGAAGGACGTCGTGCAGTTGAGCCTGTTCGATGAGCCGTTGCCTTCGCCGGCCAAGCCGAGATCGGCTCGCGACCAGCAGGTGCTGGACAAGCTGAAAGCCGCGGATCTGATCAACATGACTCCGCTGCAAGCGATGAATCTGCTCTACGAGCTGAAGCAGCGTCTGGGATAA
- a CDS encoding iron-sulfur cluster biosynthesis family protein: MKVHVTEAARDRLEQMRGGRGALKLVYDSEGCGCAVSGVPAVWIVDELADDDLRAECAPFELGYERRHEVFFEDEMTLDYKPDTNACALRSRHQIYNARLAIVDRRKQPVR, from the coding sequence ATGAAAGTGCATGTGACGGAAGCCGCCCGCGACCGGCTGGAGCAAATGCGGGGCGGACGCGGCGCCCTCAAGCTCGTGTACGATTCGGAAGGCTGCGGCTGCGCCGTCAGCGGCGTGCCGGCCGTATGGATCGTGGACGAGCTGGCGGACGACGATCTGCGCGCGGAATGCGCCCCCTTCGAGCTCGGCTACGAACGGCGCCACGAAGTGTTTTTCGAAGACGAGATGACGCTGGATTACAAGCCCGATACGAACGCCTGCGCCTTGCGCAGCCGCCATCAAATCTACAACGCCCGACTCGCGATCGTCGATCGCCGCAAGCAACCCGTCCGGTAA
- a CDS encoding carboxypeptidase M32 has protein sequence MSEPLEAKRQEFRIYLRKIRSYEEALGVLYWDLRTGAPKKGADMRSEVIGSLSGEMFRLSVAPQMEEFLNYFEQSEIREQLSEVDRVIVRECRKEFDRSRKIPPERYEEYVVLTSQAETVWEEAKKKSDFAMFKPYLEKVVAFNREFIGLWGYEGHPYNTLLDMYEPGMTVDKLDRVFGELREKLVPLSAAIRERGDAPDTSMLRQTFDKDRQKQFSLMMLGQLGYDFDAGRLDESVHPFATGLNPGDVRITTRYLENDVVSALFGTIHECGHALYEQNISTDLYGTPLCTGTSMGIHESQSRFWENMIGRSRPFWQRYFPDLKKLYPEQLANADAESFYRAINVTKPSLIRIEADELTYNLHIMIRYELEKALFGGELAVEDLPRAWNAKYAEYLGIEPSNDGEGVLQDVHWSSGGFGYFPSYALGNMYAAQFMQAMRRELGDIDALVGEGRFAPIKDWLVDKIYRYGKLQTPGEIVSRVTGEELNPSYLIAYLEEKYRDIYKL, from the coding sequence ATGAGCGAGCCGTTGGAAGCGAAACGGCAGGAATTCCGTATCTACCTGCGGAAAATTCGAAGCTATGAGGAAGCGTTGGGCGTCCTGTACTGGGACCTGCGCACCGGGGCGCCGAAGAAGGGCGCCGATATGCGCTCGGAAGTGATCGGCTCGCTGTCCGGCGAGATGTTCCGGTTGTCCGTCGCGCCGCAGATGGAGGAGTTCTTGAATTACTTCGAGCAGTCGGAGATCCGGGAACAGCTGAGCGAGGTCGACCGCGTCATTGTGCGCGAATGCCGCAAGGAGTTCGACCGCAGCCGCAAAATTCCGCCGGAGCGCTACGAGGAATACGTCGTGCTGACGTCGCAGGCGGAGACGGTGTGGGAAGAAGCGAAGAAGAAGTCGGATTTCGCGATGTTTAAGCCTTACCTGGAGAAGGTGGTGGCGTTTAACCGCGAGTTTATCGGCTTGTGGGGATACGAAGGCCACCCGTACAACACGCTGCTCGACATGTACGAGCCGGGGATGACCGTGGACAAGCTCGACCGTGTCTTCGGCGAATTGCGCGAGAAGCTTGTGCCGCTGTCGGCGGCGATCCGCGAGCGGGGGGACGCGCCCGATACGTCGATGCTGCGCCAGACCTTCGACAAAGACCGGCAGAAGCAGTTCAGCCTCATGATGCTCGGCCAGCTCGGCTACGACTTCGATGCCGGACGGCTGGACGAGAGCGTGCATCCGTTCGCGACGGGACTGAATCCGGGAGACGTCCGCATCACGACGAGGTATCTGGAAAACGACGTGGTCAGCGCCTTGTTCGGCACGATTCACGAATGCGGTCACGCGCTGTACGAGCAGAACATCTCCACGGACCTGTACGGCACACCGCTGTGCACCGGCACCTCGATGGGCATCCACGAGTCCCAGTCCCGGTTCTGGGAGAACATGATCGGCCGCAGCCGTCCGTTCTGGCAGCGTTATTTCCCCGACTTGAAGAAGCTGTATCCGGAGCAGTTGGCCAACGCCGACGCGGAATCGTTCTACCGGGCGATCAACGTGACGAAGCCGTCGCTGATCCGCATCGAGGCCGACGAGCTGACGTACAACCTGCATATCATGATCCGCTACGAGCTGGAGAAAGCGCTGTTCGGCGGGGAACTGGCGGTAGAGGACCTGCCGCGCGCATGGAATGCGAAATATGCGGAATATCTCGGCATCGAACCGTCGAACGACGGAGAAGGCGTGCTGCAGGATGTGCACTGGTCGAGCGGCGGCTTCGGCTACTTCCCGTCGTACGCGCTCGGCAATATGTACGCGGCCCAGTTCATGCAGGCGATGCGCCGCGAGCTCGGCGATATCGACGCGCTGGTCGGCGAGGGGCGCTTCGCGCCGATCAAGGATTGGCTGGTCGACAAGATCTACCGCTACGGGAAGCTGCAGACGCCTGGGGAGATCGTGTCCCGCGTGACAGGCGAAGAGCTGAACCCGTCGTACCTGATCGCGTATTTGGAAGAGAAATACCGCGATATTTACAAGCTGTAA
- a CDS encoding GNAT family N-acetyltransferase: protein MEVQRVTTDRQLEEAYKIREKVFVEEQGVPPDKERDEHDAYSEHVLAYAEGKPVGTGRTRMVGDSAKLERVCILEAYRKHGIGKAIILELERIAREKGAVKAKLHGQTHAEAFYRKLGYETKSPVFLEEGIPHVRMEKPL from the coding sequence ATGGAAGTGCAACGGGTGACGACCGACCGGCAGTTGGAGGAGGCGTACAAGATCCGGGAGAAGGTGTTCGTCGAGGAGCAGGGAGTTCCGCCGGACAAGGAGCGGGACGAACATGACGCGTATTCGGAGCATGTGCTGGCGTACGCCGAAGGCAAGCCTGTCGGAACGGGCAGAACGCGCATGGTCGGCGATTCGGCCAAGCTGGAGAGGGTTTGTATTCTCGAAGCTTACCGCAAGCACGGAATCGGCAAAGCGATCATCCTGGAGCTTGAACGGATCGCCCGGGAAAAAGGCGCGGTTAAGGCGAAGCTGCACGGGCAGACGCATGCCGAGGCGTTCTACCGCAAGCTGGGCTACGAAACGAAATCGCCCGTCTTTCTGGAAGAAGGCATTCCGCATGTGCGGATGGAGAAACCATTATAG
- a CDS encoding aromatic acid exporter family protein codes for MGIRVIKTAVAAVLAIYMAASIGLNNAISAGLLAVLGVDVTIKRSLLTVAQRLLASLCGLLLAVVLFWLFGFDYWVVGVFVLIAYPILSRIGLRDGIITCTVVVLHLFASRSTDLGLIVNEVMLLVVGLGTAMVVNAVYMPREEGRLASYRSELEEQLSRIFKHMGAHLRRPDTIWDGSELLRAHELIAEGEKLALRVLENRLFHADSYWKNYFRMRGRQLARIEQMLELIALVDQALPQGENVAELFEELSKDVKSFYYTGNVEKRLDAVEREFREMELPRTRQEFEIRAALLGLCRELRAYLERAKREKRKRP; via the coding sequence ATGGGCATTCGCGTGATCAAAACCGCGGTCGCCGCGGTTTTAGCTATTTATATGGCGGCCTCGATCGGCCTGAACAATGCGATCTCCGCGGGGCTGCTGGCCGTTCTGGGCGTAGACGTAACCATCAAGCGCAGCCTGCTGACGGTGGCGCAGCGGCTGCTGGCGTCGTTGTGCGGGCTTCTGCTCGCAGTCGTGTTGTTTTGGCTGTTCGGCTTCGATTATTGGGTGGTCGGCGTATTCGTGCTGATCGCTTATCCGATCTTGAGCCGGATCGGGCTGAGAGACGGTATCATCACATGCACCGTCGTCGTCCTTCATTTGTTCGCTTCGCGAAGCACGGATCTCGGTCTGATCGTGAACGAGGTGATGCTGCTCGTCGTCGGACTCGGTACGGCGATGGTCGTTAACGCTGTATACATGCCGCGCGAGGAAGGCCGGCTCGCGAGCTACCGATCCGAGCTGGAGGAGCAGTTGTCGCGGATTTTCAAACATATGGGCGCCCATCTGCGGCGTCCGGACACGATCTGGGACGGCAGCGAACTGCTGCGCGCGCACGAGTTGATCGCTGAAGGGGAGAAGCTGGCGCTTCGGGTGCTGGAGAACCGGCTGTTCCACGCGGATTCGTATTGGAAAAACTATTTTCGCATGCGCGGCCGCCAACTGGCCCGAATTGAACAGATGCTGGAGCTGATCGCGCTTGTGGATCAGGCGCTGCCCCAAGGGGAGAACGTCGCGGAGCTGTTTGAGGAACTGTCGAAGGACGTGAAGTCCTTCTATTATACCGGCAATGTCGAGAAGCGCCTCGATGCAGTCGAGAGGGAGTTCCGAGAGATGGAGCTTCCCCGCACGAGGCAGGAATTCGAGATCCGCGCGGCGCTGCTGGGGCTCTGCCGGGAGCTTCGGGCGTATCTGGAGCGGGCGAAGCGGGAAAAACGCAAACGCCCCTGA